A genomic segment from Pseudorca crassidens isolate mPseCra1 chromosome 6, mPseCra1.hap1, whole genome shotgun sequence encodes:
- the ACKR3 gene encoding atypical chemokine receptor 3 — protein MDLHVFDYSEPGNFSDISWPCNSSDCIVVDTVQCANMPNKNVLLYTLSFIYIFIFVIGMIANSVVVWVNIQAKTTGYDTHCYILNLAIADLWVVVTIPVWVVSLVQHNQWPMGELTCKVTHLIFSINLFGSIFFLTCMSVDRYLSVAYFTNTSSRKKKMARRAVCVLAWLLAFCVSLPDTYYLKTVTSASNNETYCRSFYPEHSVKEWLISMELISVVLGFALPFSIIAVFYFLLARAISSSSDQEKHSSRKIIFSYVVVFLVCWLPYHVVVLLDIFSILHYIPFTCQLENFLFTALHVTQCLSLVHCCVNPVLYSFINRNYRYELMKAFIFKYSAKTGLTKLIDASRVSETEYSALEQNTK, from the coding sequence ATGGATCTGCACGTCTTCGACTACTCGGAGCCGGGGAACTTCTCCGACATCAGCTGGCCGTGCAACAGCAGTGACTGCATCGTCGTGGACACTGTGCAGTGCGCCAACATGCCCAACAAGAACGTCCTGCTGTACACGCTCTCCTTCATCTACATCTTCATCTTCGTGATTGGCATGATCGCCAACTCCGTGGTGGTCTGGGTGAACATCCAGGCCAAGACCACGGGCTACGACACGCACTGCTACATCTTGAACCTGGCCATCGCCGACCTGTGGGTGGTGGTCACCATCCCGGTCTGGGTGGTCAGCCTCGTGCAGCATAACCAGTGGCCCATGGGTGAGCTCACGTGCAAGGTCACTCACCTCATCTTCTCCATCAACCTCTTTGGCAGCATCTTCTTCCTTACGTGCATGAGCGTGGACCGCTACCTCTCTGTCGCCTACTTCACCAACACCTCCAGCCGCAAGAAGAAGATGGCGCGTCGTGCCGTGTGTGTCCTGGCGTGGCTCCTGGCCTTCTGCGTGTCCCTGCCCGACACCTACTACCTGAAGACTGTCACGTCCGCTTCGAACAATGAGACCTACTGCCGGTCGTTTTACCCCGAGCACAGCGTCAAGGAGTGGCTGAtcagcatggagctgatctccgtgGTCCTGGGCTTTGCCCTCCCTTTCTCCATCATTGCCGTCTTCTACTTCCTGCTCGCCCGAGCCATCTCCTCCTCCAGCGACCAGGAAAAGCACAGCAGCCGGAAGATCATCTTCTCCTACGTGGTGGTCTTCCTCGTGTGCTGGCTCCCCTACCACGTCGTGGTACTGCTGGACATCTTCTCCATCCTCCACTACATCCCCTTCACCTGCCAGCTGGAGAACTTCCTCTTCACGGCTCTGCACGTCACGCAGTGCCTGTCCCTGGTGCATTGCTGCGTCAACCCCGTGCTCTACAGCTTCATCAACCGCAACTACAGGTACGAGCTGATGAAAGCCTTCATCTTCAAGTACTCGGCCAAAACGGGTCTCACCAAGCTCATCGATGCCTCCCGAGTGTCGGAGACCGAGTACTCGGCTTTGGAGCAAAACACCAAGTGA